Proteins encoded in a region of the Eschrichtius robustus isolate mEscRob2 chromosome 16, mEscRob2.pri, whole genome shotgun sequence genome:
- the RABEP2 gene encoding rab GTPase-binding effector protein 2 isoform X1: MAAPARPAAGEDGRRRQPEAALDPQPPEGAKVEAESAELDRLRAELAGALAEMETMKAVAEVSESTKAEAVAAVQRQCQEEVASLQAILKDSISSYEAQIASLKQERQQQQQDREEKERELGRLKQLLSRAHPLDSLEKQMEKAHEDSEKLREIVLPMEQEIEELKAKLLRAEELIQEIQRRPRHPPSLHGSTELLLSRDPSPPLEPLEELSGDGGAAAEAFAHNCDDSASISSFSLGGGASGSASLPRSRHGLSPEQEETASLVSTGTLVPEGIYLPPPGYQLVPDNQWEQLQVEGRQLQKDLESISRERDELQEGLRRSNEDCAKQMQVLLAQVQNSEQLLRTLQGTVSQAQERVQLQMPRRRAWASWLSFLNTGRSVQALASQETGDPLSPHRLVLTVHPQAELATSHKCLSHEVKRLTEENQGLRAEQPPSSAPRGLEQDEGQEESLPSSLLELRQLVRRTQQEARAHQQAQEHEAERLRIEIVTLREALEEETAARASLEGQLRVQREETEVLEASLCSLRMEMERVQQEQSKARQQEVLRQPPGSGRTEELYVLCPQAQLTDLLSEQRAKMLRLQAELETSEQVQRDFVRLSQALQVRLERIRQAESLEQVRSIMDEAPLRDVRDIKDT, encoded by the exons ATGGCGGCACCTGCGCGCCCGGCCGCGGGCGAGGATGGCCGGCGGCGGCAGCCGGAGGCCG CGCTGGACCCCCAGCCCCCGGAGGGGGCAAAAGTTGAGGCCGAGTCAGCGGAGCTCGACCGGCTTCGGGCTGAGCTGGCAGGCGCCCTGGCAGAAATGGAAACCATGAAGGCTGTGGCCGAGGTGAGCGAGAGCACGAAGGCCGAGGCTGTGGCTGCAGTGCAGCGGCAATGCCAAGAGGAGGTGGCCTCGCTGCAGGCCATCCTGAAAG ACTCCATCAGCAGCTATGAAGCCCAGATTGCGTCTCTGAAGCAggagcggcagcagcagcagcaggaccgTGAGGAGAAGGAGCGGGAGCTGGGGCGCCTGAAGCAGCTGCTGTCCAGGGCTCACCCCCTGGATTCCTTGGAGAAGCAGATGGAAAAG GCCCACGAGGACTCGGAGAAGCTGCGGGAGATCGTGTTGCCTATGGAGCAGGAGATTGAGGAGCTGAAGGCGAAATTGCTGAGGGCAGAGGAGCTGATCCAAGAGATCCAG AGGCGTCCCCGGCATCCCCCTTCCCTGCACGGCTCCACGGAGTTGCTCCTGTCCCGGGACCCATCTCCCCCACTGGAGCCTCTCGAGGAGCTGAGTGGAGACGGGGGCGCGGCGGCCGAGGCCTTCGCCCACAACTGTGATGACAGCGCCTccatctcctccttctccctcggCGGTGGGGCCAGCGGCAGCGCCTCCCTGCCCCGCAGCCGCCATGGCCTGAGCCCCGAGCAGGAGGAGACAGCCTCTCTGGTGTCCACGGGCACCCTGGTCCCTGAGGGCATCTACCTGCCCCCTCCCGGTTACCAGCTTGTCCCAGACAACCAGTGGGAGCAGCTGCAGGTGGAG GGGCGGCAGCTGCAGAAGGACTTGGAGAGCATCAGCCGGGAGCGGGACGAGCTGCAAGAGGGCCTGAGACGGAGCAACGAGGACTGCGCCAAGCAG ATGCAGGTGCTCCTGGCCCAGGTCCAGAACTCAGAGCAGCTGCTGCGGACCCTGCAGGGGACCGTGAGCCAGGCCCAGGAGCGGGTTCAGCTGCAGATG ccTAGAAGGAGGGCGTGGGCTTCCTGGCTCTCCTTCCTGAACACTGGGAGGAGTGTTCAGGCTTTGGCCTCACAGGAGACTGGAGACCCCCTGTCCCCTCATCGCCTCGTCCTAACTGTCCATCCCCAGGCAGAGCTGGCCACCTCGCACAAGTGCCTGAGCCACGAGGTAAAGCGACTGACTGAGGAAAACCAAGGGCTCCGGGCTGAGCAGCCGCCGTCTTCAGCCCCCCGGGGCCTGGAGCAGGATGAGGGCCAGGAGGAGTCGCTGCCCAGCTCGCTGCTG GAGCTGCGGCAGCTCGTGCGCCGCACGCAGCAGGAGGCGCGGGCCCACCAGCAGGCCCAGGAGCACGAGGCCGAGCGGCTGCGGATTGAGATTGTGACCCTGCGGGAGGCACTGGAGGAAGAGACAGCGGCGAGGGCCAGCCTGGAGGGGCAGCTGAGGGTGCAGCGGGAGGAGACAG AGGTGTTAGAGG cctccctgtgcAGCCTGAGGATGGAGATGGAGCGGGTCCAGCAGGAGCAGAGCAAG GCCAGGCAGCAGGAAGTCCTGAGGCAGCCACCGGGCTCGGGCCGCACAGAAGAG CTCTATGTCCTGTGCCCCCAGGCCCAGCTCACAGACCTCCTCTCGGAACAGAGGGCAAAGATGCTGCGGCTGCAGGCTGAGCTGGAGACCAGTGAGCAAGTGCAGAGGGATTTCGTACGACTGTCCCAGGCCTTGCAG GTGCGCCTGGAACGGATCCGCCAGGCAGAGAGTCTGGAGCAAGTGCGCAGCATCATGGACGAGGCGCCCCTCAGGGACGTCAGGGACATCAAGGACACCTGA
- the CD19 gene encoding B-lymphocyte antigen CD19, with product MPPPLLLFFLLLFLTPMGVGPQETHLLEAKEGGNAVLPCLEGLSDGPPEQLAWFRGSQSTPFLELSLGLPGLGIHVGPLGTLKEPQGTLLFIFNVSDQMGGFYLCQPGPSSEQAWQPGWTVSVKGSGELFRWNASDLNDPSCGLGDRSSEGPRPSSGHPTRSQLYVWAKNRPEILHTDSACAPPNGTLNQSNNHDLTVAPGSTLSLSCGASRTSLARGPISWIHVHPKKPIIKLLSLNLSEDAQLREMWVMGTLGGKAVLLLPETTAQDAGIYHCNHGNVTTQVQLKVTAQSAVWHWLLETGCWIVPVVTLVYLIFCLGSLVGFLHLRRALILRRKRKRMTDPTRRFFKVTPPPGNGAQNQYGNMLSLSTPHSGTGRALRWAAGLGATVPSYGNPRSDVQEARAAGSRSPPGTGPEEEEAEAYEEPDSEEGSEFYENDSNLGQDQLSQDGSGYENPEEGVLGPEDEDSFSNAAESYENEDEELAQPVARTTDFLSPHGSAWDPSREATSLGSQSYEDMRGILYAAPQLRFVQAQPGPSHEEDADSYENMDNPDGPEPAWRGGGHMGTWSN from the exons ATgccacctcctctcctcctcttcttcctcctcctgttcCTTACCCCCATGGGAGTCGGGCCCCAGGAAACACACCTACTGGAGGCTAAAG AGGGAGGCAATGCTGTGCTGCCATGCCTTGAAGGTCTCTCAGATGGTCCCCCTGAGCAGCTGGCCTGGTTTCGGGGCTCCCAATCAACACCCTTCTTAGAGCTGAGCCTAGGGTTACCAGGCCTGGGCATCCATGTAGGGCCCCTGGGCACCCTGAAGGAGCCCCAGGGAACCTTGCTGTTCATCTTCAATGTCTCCGACCAGATGGGGGGCTTCTACCTGTGCCAGCCAGGCCCCTCTTCTGAGCAAGCCTGGCAGCCTGGCTGGACGGTCAGCGTGAAGGGCAGCG GAGAACTGTTCCGGTGGAATGCTTCAGACCTAAATGACCCAAGCTGTGGCCTGGGGGACAGGTCCTCAGAGGGccccaggccctcttctggtcACCCCACAAGGTCCCAGCTCTATGTGTGGGCCAAGAACCGCCCTGAGATCTTACACACAGACTCTGCCTGTGCCCCACCTAACGGCACTTTGAACCAGAGCAACAACCATG ACCTCACTGTGGCCCCTGGCTCCACACTCTCGCTGTCCTGTGGGGCATCCCGTACctcattggccagaggccccatCTCCTGGATCCATGTGCATCCCAAGAAGCCTATCATCAAATTGCTGAGCCTAAACCTGAGTGAGGATGCCCAACTCAGAGAGATGTGGGTCATGGGCACCCTCGGGGGAAAGGCTGTTCTGTTGCTGCCCGAGACCACAGCTCAAGATGCTGGCATCTATCATTGTAACCATGGCAACGTGACCACCCAGGTGCAGCTGAAGGTCACTGCCCAGTCAG CAGTATGGCATTGGCTACTGGAGACTGGTTGCTGGATAGTCCCTGTTGTGACTTTAGTTTATCTGATCTTCTGCCTGGGTTCCCTGGTGGGCTTTCTTCATCTTCGAAGAG CCCTGATcctgaggaggaaaagaaagcgAATGACAGATCCCACTAGAAG GTTCTTCAAAGTGACGCCTCCCCCTGGAAACGGGGCCCAGAACCAGTACGGGAACATGCTCTCCCTCTCCACTCCCCACTCAGGCACGG GACGCGCCCTGCGGTGGGCTGCGGGCCTGGGAGCCACCGTGCCGTCCTACGGAAATCCGCGCAGCGACGTCCAGGAGGCCAGAGCCGCGGGGTCCCGGAGCCCACCAGGAACCG gcccagaagaagaggaagcgGAGGCCTATGAGGAGCCGGACAGTGAGGAGGGCTCCGAGTTCTACGAGAACGACTCCAACCTTGGGCAGGACCAGCTCTCCCAGG ATGGCAGCGGCTATGAGAACCCTGAGGAAGGGGTCTTGGGTCCTGAGGATGAAGACTCCTTCTCCAACG CAGCTGAGTCTTATGAGAATGAGGATGAAGAACTGGCCCAGCCAGTTGCCAGGACAACAG acTTCCTGAGCCCCCATGGGTCAGCCTGGGACCCCAGCAGGGAGGCAACCTCCCTTG GGTCCCAGTCTTATGAGGATATGAGAGGGATCCTGTATGCAGCCCCCCAGCTCCGCTTTGTTCAAGCCCAGCCTGGTCCCAGTCATGAAGAAG ATGCAGACTCTTACGAGAATATGGATAATCCCGATGGACCAGAACCAGCATGGCGAGGAGGGGGCCACATGGGCACCTGGAGCAACTAG
- the RABEP2 gene encoding rab GTPase-binding effector protein 2 isoform X2, with protein sequence MAAPARPAAGEDGRRRQPEAALDPQPPEGAKVEAESAELDRLRAELAGALAEMETMKAVAEVSESTKAEAVAAVQRQCQEEVASLQAILKDSISSYEAQIASLKQERQQQQQDREEKERELGRLKQLLSRAHPLDSLEKQMEKAHEDSEKLREIVLPMEQEIEELKAKLLRAEELIQEIQRRPRHPPSLHGSTELLLSRDPSPPLEPLEELSGDGGAAAEAFAHNCDDSASISSFSLGGGASGSASLPRSRHGLSPEQEETASLVSTGTLVPEGIYLPPPGYQLVPDNQWEQLQVEGRQLQKDLESISRERDELQEGLRRSNEDCAKQMQVLLAQVQNSEQLLRTLQGTVSQAQERVQLQMPRRRAWASWLSFLNTGRSVQALASQETGDPLSPHRLVLTVHPQAELATSHKCLSHEVKRLTEENQGLRAEQPPSSAPRGLEQDEGQEESLPSSLLELRQLVRRTQQEARAHQQAQEHEAERLRIEIVTLREALEEETAARASLEGQLRVQREETEVLEASLCSLRMEMERVQQEQSKARQQEVLRQPPGSGRTEEAQLTDLLSEQRAKMLRLQAELETSEQVQRDFVRLSQALQVRLERIRQAESLEQVRSIMDEAPLRDVRDIKDT encoded by the exons ATGGCGGCACCTGCGCGCCCGGCCGCGGGCGAGGATGGCCGGCGGCGGCAGCCGGAGGCCG CGCTGGACCCCCAGCCCCCGGAGGGGGCAAAAGTTGAGGCCGAGTCAGCGGAGCTCGACCGGCTTCGGGCTGAGCTGGCAGGCGCCCTGGCAGAAATGGAAACCATGAAGGCTGTGGCCGAGGTGAGCGAGAGCACGAAGGCCGAGGCTGTGGCTGCAGTGCAGCGGCAATGCCAAGAGGAGGTGGCCTCGCTGCAGGCCATCCTGAAAG ACTCCATCAGCAGCTATGAAGCCCAGATTGCGTCTCTGAAGCAggagcggcagcagcagcagcaggaccgTGAGGAGAAGGAGCGGGAGCTGGGGCGCCTGAAGCAGCTGCTGTCCAGGGCTCACCCCCTGGATTCCTTGGAGAAGCAGATGGAAAAG GCCCACGAGGACTCGGAGAAGCTGCGGGAGATCGTGTTGCCTATGGAGCAGGAGATTGAGGAGCTGAAGGCGAAATTGCTGAGGGCAGAGGAGCTGATCCAAGAGATCCAG AGGCGTCCCCGGCATCCCCCTTCCCTGCACGGCTCCACGGAGTTGCTCCTGTCCCGGGACCCATCTCCCCCACTGGAGCCTCTCGAGGAGCTGAGTGGAGACGGGGGCGCGGCGGCCGAGGCCTTCGCCCACAACTGTGATGACAGCGCCTccatctcctccttctccctcggCGGTGGGGCCAGCGGCAGCGCCTCCCTGCCCCGCAGCCGCCATGGCCTGAGCCCCGAGCAGGAGGAGACAGCCTCTCTGGTGTCCACGGGCACCCTGGTCCCTGAGGGCATCTACCTGCCCCCTCCCGGTTACCAGCTTGTCCCAGACAACCAGTGGGAGCAGCTGCAGGTGGAG GGGCGGCAGCTGCAGAAGGACTTGGAGAGCATCAGCCGGGAGCGGGACGAGCTGCAAGAGGGCCTGAGACGGAGCAACGAGGACTGCGCCAAGCAG ATGCAGGTGCTCCTGGCCCAGGTCCAGAACTCAGAGCAGCTGCTGCGGACCCTGCAGGGGACCGTGAGCCAGGCCCAGGAGCGGGTTCAGCTGCAGATG ccTAGAAGGAGGGCGTGGGCTTCCTGGCTCTCCTTCCTGAACACTGGGAGGAGTGTTCAGGCTTTGGCCTCACAGGAGACTGGAGACCCCCTGTCCCCTCATCGCCTCGTCCTAACTGTCCATCCCCAGGCAGAGCTGGCCACCTCGCACAAGTGCCTGAGCCACGAGGTAAAGCGACTGACTGAGGAAAACCAAGGGCTCCGGGCTGAGCAGCCGCCGTCTTCAGCCCCCCGGGGCCTGGAGCAGGATGAGGGCCAGGAGGAGTCGCTGCCCAGCTCGCTGCTG GAGCTGCGGCAGCTCGTGCGCCGCACGCAGCAGGAGGCGCGGGCCCACCAGCAGGCCCAGGAGCACGAGGCCGAGCGGCTGCGGATTGAGATTGTGACCCTGCGGGAGGCACTGGAGGAAGAGACAGCGGCGAGGGCCAGCCTGGAGGGGCAGCTGAGGGTGCAGCGGGAGGAGACAG AGGTGTTAGAGG cctccctgtgcAGCCTGAGGATGGAGATGGAGCGGGTCCAGCAGGAGCAGAGCAAG GCCAGGCAGCAGGAAGTCCTGAGGCAGCCACCGGGCTCGGGCCGCACAGAAGAG GCCCAGCTCACAGACCTCCTCTCGGAACAGAGGGCAAAGATGCTGCGGCTGCAGGCTGAGCTGGAGACCAGTGAGCAAGTGCAGAGGGATTTCGTACGACTGTCCCAGGCCTTGCAG GTGCGCCTGGAACGGATCCGCCAGGCAGAGAGTCTGGAGCAAGTGCGCAGCATCATGGACGAGGCGCCCCTCAGGGACGTCAGGGACATCAAGGACACCTGA
- the RABEP2 gene encoding rab GTPase-binding effector protein 2 isoform X3, giving the protein MAAPARPAAGEDGRRRQPEAALDPQPPEGAKVEAESAELDRLRAELAGALAEMETMKAVAEVSESTKAEAVAAVQRQCQEEVASLQAILKDSISSYEAQIASLKQERQQQQQDREEKERELGRLKQLLSRAHPLDSLEKQMEKAHEDSEKLREIVLPMEQEIEELKAKLLRAEELIQEIQRRPRHPPSLHGSTELLLSRDPSPPLEPLEELSGDGGAAAEAFAHNCDDSASISSFSLGGGASGSASLPRSRHGLSPEQEETASLVSTGTLVPEGIYLPPPGYQLVPDNQWEQLQVEGRQLQKDLESISRERDELQEGLRRSNEDCAKQMQVLLAQVQNSEQLLRTLQGTVSQAQERVQLQMAELATSHKCLSHEVKRLTEENQGLRAEQPPSSAPRGLEQDEGQEESLPSSLLELRQLVRRTQQEARAHQQAQEHEAERLRIEIVTLREALEEETAARASLEGQLRVQREETEVLEASLCSLRMEMERVQQEQSKARQQEVLRQPPGSGRTEELYVLCPQAQLTDLLSEQRAKMLRLQAELETSEQVQRDFVRLSQALQVRLERIRQAESLEQVRSIMDEAPLRDVRDIKDT; this is encoded by the exons ATGGCGGCACCTGCGCGCCCGGCCGCGGGCGAGGATGGCCGGCGGCGGCAGCCGGAGGCCG CGCTGGACCCCCAGCCCCCGGAGGGGGCAAAAGTTGAGGCCGAGTCAGCGGAGCTCGACCGGCTTCGGGCTGAGCTGGCAGGCGCCCTGGCAGAAATGGAAACCATGAAGGCTGTGGCCGAGGTGAGCGAGAGCACGAAGGCCGAGGCTGTGGCTGCAGTGCAGCGGCAATGCCAAGAGGAGGTGGCCTCGCTGCAGGCCATCCTGAAAG ACTCCATCAGCAGCTATGAAGCCCAGATTGCGTCTCTGAAGCAggagcggcagcagcagcagcaggaccgTGAGGAGAAGGAGCGGGAGCTGGGGCGCCTGAAGCAGCTGCTGTCCAGGGCTCACCCCCTGGATTCCTTGGAGAAGCAGATGGAAAAG GCCCACGAGGACTCGGAGAAGCTGCGGGAGATCGTGTTGCCTATGGAGCAGGAGATTGAGGAGCTGAAGGCGAAATTGCTGAGGGCAGAGGAGCTGATCCAAGAGATCCAG AGGCGTCCCCGGCATCCCCCTTCCCTGCACGGCTCCACGGAGTTGCTCCTGTCCCGGGACCCATCTCCCCCACTGGAGCCTCTCGAGGAGCTGAGTGGAGACGGGGGCGCGGCGGCCGAGGCCTTCGCCCACAACTGTGATGACAGCGCCTccatctcctccttctccctcggCGGTGGGGCCAGCGGCAGCGCCTCCCTGCCCCGCAGCCGCCATGGCCTGAGCCCCGAGCAGGAGGAGACAGCCTCTCTGGTGTCCACGGGCACCCTGGTCCCTGAGGGCATCTACCTGCCCCCTCCCGGTTACCAGCTTGTCCCAGACAACCAGTGGGAGCAGCTGCAGGTGGAG GGGCGGCAGCTGCAGAAGGACTTGGAGAGCATCAGCCGGGAGCGGGACGAGCTGCAAGAGGGCCTGAGACGGAGCAACGAGGACTGCGCCAAGCAG ATGCAGGTGCTCCTGGCCCAGGTCCAGAACTCAGAGCAGCTGCTGCGGACCCTGCAGGGGACCGTGAGCCAGGCCCAGGAGCGGGTTCAGCTGCAGATG GCAGAGCTGGCCACCTCGCACAAGTGCCTGAGCCACGAGGTAAAGCGACTGACTGAGGAAAACCAAGGGCTCCGGGCTGAGCAGCCGCCGTCTTCAGCCCCCCGGGGCCTGGAGCAGGATGAGGGCCAGGAGGAGTCGCTGCCCAGCTCGCTGCTG GAGCTGCGGCAGCTCGTGCGCCGCACGCAGCAGGAGGCGCGGGCCCACCAGCAGGCCCAGGAGCACGAGGCCGAGCGGCTGCGGATTGAGATTGTGACCCTGCGGGAGGCACTGGAGGAAGAGACAGCGGCGAGGGCCAGCCTGGAGGGGCAGCTGAGGGTGCAGCGGGAGGAGACAG AGGTGTTAGAGG cctccctgtgcAGCCTGAGGATGGAGATGGAGCGGGTCCAGCAGGAGCAGAGCAAG GCCAGGCAGCAGGAAGTCCTGAGGCAGCCACCGGGCTCGGGCCGCACAGAAGAG CTCTATGTCCTGTGCCCCCAGGCCCAGCTCACAGACCTCCTCTCGGAACAGAGGGCAAAGATGCTGCGGCTGCAGGCTGAGCTGGAGACCAGTGAGCAAGTGCAGAGGGATTTCGTACGACTGTCCCAGGCCTTGCAG GTGCGCCTGGAACGGATCCGCCAGGCAGAGAGTCTGGAGCAAGTGCGCAGCATCATGGACGAGGCGCCCCTCAGGGACGTCAGGGACATCAAGGACACCTGA
- the RABEP2 gene encoding rab GTPase-binding effector protein 2 isoform X4: protein MAAPARPAAGEDGRRRQPEAALDPQPPEGAKVEAESAELDRLRAELAGALAEMETMKAVAEVSESTKAEAVAAVQRQCQEEVASLQAILKDSISSYEAQIASLKQERQQQQQDREEKERELGRLKQLLSRAHPLDSLEKQMEKAHEDSEKLREIVLPMEQEIEELKAKLLRAEELIQEIQRRPRHPPSLHGSTELLLSRDPSPPLEPLEELSGDGGAAAEAFAHNCDDSASISSFSLGGGASGSASLPRSRHGLSPEQEETASLVSTGTLVPEGIYLPPPGYQLVPDNQWEQLQVEGRQLQKDLESISRERDELQEGLRRSNEDCAKQMQVLLAQVQNSEQLLRTLQGTVSQAQERVQLQMAELATSHKCLSHEVKRLTEENQGLRAEQPPSSAPRGLEQDEGQEESLPSSLLELRQLVRRTQQEARAHQQAQEHEAERLRIEIVTLREALEEETAARASLEGQLRVQREETEVLEASLCSLRMEMERVQQEQSKARQQEVLRQPPGSGRTEEAQLTDLLSEQRAKMLRLQAELETSEQVQRDFVRLSQALQVRLERIRQAESLEQVRSIMDEAPLRDVRDIKDT, encoded by the exons ATGGCGGCACCTGCGCGCCCGGCCGCGGGCGAGGATGGCCGGCGGCGGCAGCCGGAGGCCG CGCTGGACCCCCAGCCCCCGGAGGGGGCAAAAGTTGAGGCCGAGTCAGCGGAGCTCGACCGGCTTCGGGCTGAGCTGGCAGGCGCCCTGGCAGAAATGGAAACCATGAAGGCTGTGGCCGAGGTGAGCGAGAGCACGAAGGCCGAGGCTGTGGCTGCAGTGCAGCGGCAATGCCAAGAGGAGGTGGCCTCGCTGCAGGCCATCCTGAAAG ACTCCATCAGCAGCTATGAAGCCCAGATTGCGTCTCTGAAGCAggagcggcagcagcagcagcaggaccgTGAGGAGAAGGAGCGGGAGCTGGGGCGCCTGAAGCAGCTGCTGTCCAGGGCTCACCCCCTGGATTCCTTGGAGAAGCAGATGGAAAAG GCCCACGAGGACTCGGAGAAGCTGCGGGAGATCGTGTTGCCTATGGAGCAGGAGATTGAGGAGCTGAAGGCGAAATTGCTGAGGGCAGAGGAGCTGATCCAAGAGATCCAG AGGCGTCCCCGGCATCCCCCTTCCCTGCACGGCTCCACGGAGTTGCTCCTGTCCCGGGACCCATCTCCCCCACTGGAGCCTCTCGAGGAGCTGAGTGGAGACGGGGGCGCGGCGGCCGAGGCCTTCGCCCACAACTGTGATGACAGCGCCTccatctcctccttctccctcggCGGTGGGGCCAGCGGCAGCGCCTCCCTGCCCCGCAGCCGCCATGGCCTGAGCCCCGAGCAGGAGGAGACAGCCTCTCTGGTGTCCACGGGCACCCTGGTCCCTGAGGGCATCTACCTGCCCCCTCCCGGTTACCAGCTTGTCCCAGACAACCAGTGGGAGCAGCTGCAGGTGGAG GGGCGGCAGCTGCAGAAGGACTTGGAGAGCATCAGCCGGGAGCGGGACGAGCTGCAAGAGGGCCTGAGACGGAGCAACGAGGACTGCGCCAAGCAG ATGCAGGTGCTCCTGGCCCAGGTCCAGAACTCAGAGCAGCTGCTGCGGACCCTGCAGGGGACCGTGAGCCAGGCCCAGGAGCGGGTTCAGCTGCAGATG GCAGAGCTGGCCACCTCGCACAAGTGCCTGAGCCACGAGGTAAAGCGACTGACTGAGGAAAACCAAGGGCTCCGGGCTGAGCAGCCGCCGTCTTCAGCCCCCCGGGGCCTGGAGCAGGATGAGGGCCAGGAGGAGTCGCTGCCCAGCTCGCTGCTG GAGCTGCGGCAGCTCGTGCGCCGCACGCAGCAGGAGGCGCGGGCCCACCAGCAGGCCCAGGAGCACGAGGCCGAGCGGCTGCGGATTGAGATTGTGACCCTGCGGGAGGCACTGGAGGAAGAGACAGCGGCGAGGGCCAGCCTGGAGGGGCAGCTGAGGGTGCAGCGGGAGGAGACAG AGGTGTTAGAGG cctccctgtgcAGCCTGAGGATGGAGATGGAGCGGGTCCAGCAGGAGCAGAGCAAG GCCAGGCAGCAGGAAGTCCTGAGGCAGCCACCGGGCTCGGGCCGCACAGAAGAG GCCCAGCTCACAGACCTCCTCTCGGAACAGAGGGCAAAGATGCTGCGGCTGCAGGCTGAGCTGGAGACCAGTGAGCAAGTGCAGAGGGATTTCGTACGACTGTCCCAGGCCTTGCAG GTGCGCCTGGAACGGATCCGCCAGGCAGAGAGTCTGGAGCAAGTGCGCAGCATCATGGACGAGGCGCCCCTCAGGGACGTCAGGGACATCAAGGACACCTGA